A genomic stretch from Terriglobus sp. RCC_193 includes:
- the prfB gene encoding peptide chain release factor 2 (programmed frameshift), with protein sequence MLTDLEYQYSPVRARVRDLREYLDSPKLKQQLEAVETQIADPALWADAARSQPLMRERKRLETLLADDAELSRRSEDVEAYFDLAREGEDVEADLAKAIEEIDRFVEDLDAKTMLSQESDPLNAIVTVHPGAGGTESQDWAEMLMRMYLRWAERNGFKTEINEIQDGDEAGIKSATFTISGENAFGLISGETGVHRLVRISPFDSAKRRHTSFSSVFVSPEIDDSIVIDIKPDDLRIDTYRSGGKGGQHVNTTDSAVRITHLPTGIVAGCQNERSQHKNKEKAMKMLRSRLYEFELEKKRAASKKLEDSKLDINFGSQIRSYVLQPYRMAKDLRTRVEVGDVDRVLDGDLQPFIRGYLKMRREGNIPAEIAEDID encoded by the exons ATGTTGACCGATCTTGAATACCAATACTCCCCGGTTCGTGCACGCGTGCGCGATCTGCGGGAGTATCTT GACTCGCCCAAACTCAAACAGCAACTGGAAGCCGTTGAAACGCAGATTGCGGACCCGGCACTGTGGGCCGATGCGGCGCGTTCACAGCCATTGATGCGCGAACGCAAACGCCTGGAAACACTGCTTGCCGACGATGCAGAGTTATCGCGCCGCAGTGAGGATGTGGAAGCCTACTTTGATCTGGCACGCGAGGGCGAAGATGTAGAAGCCGACCTTGCCAAGGCGATTGAAGAGATTGATCGCTTCGTGGAAGACCTGGACGCGAAGACCATGCTCTCGCAGGAGAGTGATCCTCTCAACGCCATCGTTACCGTGCATCCGGGCGCAGGCGGAACGGAGAGTCAGGACTGGGCGGAGATGCTGATGCGCATGTATCTGCGCTGGGCCGAGCGCAATGGCTTCAAGACTGAGATCAACGAAATTCAGGATGGGGACGAAGCAGGCATTAAGTCTGCGACATTTACCATCTCCGGCGAAAACGCCTTCGGCCTTATAAGCGGAGAAACAGGTGTGCACCGGTTGGTGCGTATCTCTCCCTTTGATTCGGCAAAACGTCGTCACACTTCATTTTCGTCTGTCTTTGTATCGCCGGAAATTGATGATTCGATCGTGATCGACATTAAGCCGGATGATCTTCGCATCGACACCTATCGTTCCGGCGGCAAAGGCGGACAGCACGTCAACACGACGGACTCTGCCGTGCGTATTACGCATCTTCCTACGGGCATTGTCGCGGGCTGCCAGAACGAGCGTTCGCAACACAAGAATAAAGAGAAGGCGATGAAGATGCTGCGCTCGCGCCTGTATGAGTTCGAGCTTGAGAAGAAGCGAGCAGCAAGCAAGAAGCTGGAAGATTCCAAGTTGGATATCAACTTCGGCTCACAGATTCGTTCGTATGTGTTGCAGCCGTATCGCATGGCAAAAGACCTCCGCACGCGCGTGGAAGTAGGCGATGTAGACCGTGTGCTGGATGGCGATCTGCAGCCGTTCATCCGTGGTTACCTGAAGATGAGACGCGAAGGCAATATTCCTGCGGAAATTGCAGAAGATATTGACTAG
- the lnt gene encoding apolipoprotein N-acyltransferase: MRVLSVRAFAALLLTSVLQVVIFPVAGPLPVWRAAFSWFALVPLLWLLLVEGRTWSAWKCAAVGYANGVLWYLGTCYWVYSTMHLYGGLPTPVAALVMVLFCLYLGLYHALFAGLLAVARRAGIAVALIAAPFLWVGVELARARITSFPWNLLGYSQVDSYALTRLAPLTGVYGISFVLMAVNAAIAAALVLPRRRIPAVAALCGAVLAAGVQNVGGWMAPQRQAGSQKAVLMQPNLSVGQEEAEDAGTLARNFAGLSIQAASLDDSPVRIVLWPESPSPFYTNRPDFTSVAAQLVEAVHAPMIAGTIGVEAAPQERRGYHIYNSAALFLPPRGYVGRYDKIHLVPFGEFTPYASLFSFASGLTQAVGTFDRGSSRVPLGADGHRYGVFLCYESIFGDEIRQFVANGAEVLTNLSDDGWYGDTSAPFQHINMARMRAIENHRWILRGTNNGITASIDPNGRVVERMERHQRGAAAVHFDYLHDLTFYTRFGDVFALVCTGIGIGFLLYGTTRQRIAIN; the protein is encoded by the coding sequence ATGCGAGTGCTCTCGGTGCGCGCTTTTGCCGCGCTTCTTCTTACCAGTGTTTTGCAGGTGGTGATTTTCCCCGTTGCAGGACCGCTGCCGGTGTGGCGGGCGGCATTTTCATGGTTCGCACTGGTACCCCTGTTGTGGCTTTTATTGGTCGAGGGCCGCACTTGGAGCGCATGGAAATGCGCAGCAGTTGGCTATGCGAATGGCGTGCTCTGGTATCTAGGTACCTGTTACTGGGTCTACTCCACCATGCACCTCTACGGAGGATTGCCAACTCCGGTCGCGGCGCTGGTGATGGTGCTGTTCTGCCTTTATTTAGGGCTGTATCACGCGTTATTTGCCGGTTTATTAGCCGTAGCACGCAGAGCGGGAATTGCAGTGGCACTGATCGCCGCGCCGTTTTTATGGGTTGGCGTTGAACTTGCACGGGCACGCATCACCAGCTTTCCGTGGAACCTTCTGGGATACTCGCAGGTCGATAGCTATGCGCTGACACGACTCGCTCCTTTGACTGGTGTCTACGGCATCAGTTTTGTGTTGATGGCAGTAAACGCTGCGATTGCAGCGGCGCTTGTCTTGCCGCGCAGACGCATTCCCGCTGTCGCTGCATTGTGTGGTGCGGTGCTGGCTGCCGGGGTGCAGAATGTGGGCGGATGGATGGCGCCTCAACGCCAGGCGGGTTCGCAGAAAGCTGTCCTGATGCAGCCGAATCTTTCCGTGGGGCAGGAAGAAGCGGAAGACGCTGGGACGCTGGCAAGAAACTTCGCTGGTCTATCAATACAGGCTGCTTCGCTGGATGACTCTCCTGTGCGGATTGTTTTGTGGCCGGAATCTCCTTCGCCGTTCTATACCAATCGACCAGACTTTACTTCAGTCGCGGCACAACTTGTTGAGGCGGTACATGCACCGATGATTGCCGGAACCATCGGGGTGGAGGCGGCTCCGCAGGAACGGCGCGGCTATCACATCTATAACTCGGCTGCGCTCTTTCTTCCGCCCCGGGGCTATGTAGGGCGATACGACAAGATTCATCTGGTGCCTTTTGGCGAGTTCACACCGTATGCCAGCCTGTTTTCTTTCGCCAGTGGATTAACGCAGGCCGTAGGCACCTTTGATCGGGGCAGCAGCCGTGTGCCGCTGGGTGCAGATGGCCATCGTTATGGCGTCTTTCTTTGCTATGAGTCCATCTTTGGCGACGAAATCCGGCAGTTTGTGGCCAATGGCGCCGAGGTGCTGACGAACCTATCGGACGATGGCTGGTATGGCGACACCAGCGCGCCTTTCCAGCACATCAATATGGCGCGGATGCGGGCAATTGAGAATCATCGCTGGATTTTGCGTGGCACCAATAACGGCATTACGGCTTCGATTGACCCGAATGGCCGAGTGGTGGAGCGCATGGAACGCCACCAGCGCGGCGCTGCTGCTGTGCATTTTGACTATCTCCATGACCTTACTTTCTATACCCGCTTTGGAGATGTCTTCGCACTTGTATGTACAGGGATAGGTATCGGCTTTCTTCTGTATGGGACGACTCGGCAGCGCATCGCGATAAACTGA